The stretch of DNA AGTAATACAATTATGACATAATTCTTTGGACTCATAATTTCCTTTATAAAGATTTTTCTTATGatcattttttctccttctaaatatttttttttcttggcagaAATGTGCTTCCACACAGTTGTGACGCCAGTCCGTCCTGTACGTGACAGATAAGTGACAGGCTCGTCCTTTGTCGTGGTTTCAACTGTTTTTTctggtctttctttcttccaccaACCAGCTCCAGACTTCACTTCTTCACTGGGAGTCTGCTCATTTGTAAGCGGCCATGTTTTCCATCCAGCTCAAGACTCCAGagatcatcatcctcatctcgTTTCTTTGTTCTATCTTGAGCACAGAAGAGTTGGCTACTATCAAACTTCGACATGTGTTATCTTCATTAGTTGAGCCGCGTCTCGTCCAGACACTGGATAAAACCAGAAGCTAAGATGTTATCACGGTTAGTTTCTTCAGGTGAAAGCAGATCTTGTGGAATCATGAACGGATTCTGGGAGattctgcacttttttttctcgttttggTGCGTGAGCTTCTAAAAGGCCTCGGTCTCGCTCTaactttcaaagtaaaatacTGGAATAGAACAGAAATTTTGGGACAGATTCCTTCTCTTAGAGAGGCATTAAGACCTTGTAGGCGTTCGTAGACGAGAGGCTTCAAATCCACCTTGAAGCATCCGTCCTGTGTTCTTCCGCAGCAAGAATTATTTCTTCATGGTTTTAATATTTGAGGGTCGAACGCTGGATCGAAGGCCTCAAGATCTTTCAACAATGTgttccattttgtttctgtcttggAGTGGgggttagttgttttttttacgaagTTTTGACCAGGTCGTAGACGTAGATGAGAAAGTCGTCGTCAAACTTGATGAAGTAGACGGAGGGCTTGGCCTCCACCTGGTGGATGACCATGCCCGTTCGCTTGCCGCCGTCCTCTTTGGCGTACTCCACCTGTTTCCCCACCAGGCTGTCCACCACCTCGCCGGGTTCCCTCTCCGTCGGGACGCTGTCGTCTGCGGAGACGCGGGAAAGAGAGACGTTACCGCTGTAGGTGTGTTCAGGTAACATgttgaaaagacaaatgtttgaataaatgttCCCTCACTGGATTCGGGCATGATGCGGAGGTCTCCCTCTTTGTAGTCGTCCAGCAGCTGGTACATGTAGAGGACGGGGTCCTTCTCGTAGGTGATGTAGAACCAGGTGGTCATGATGGGAGCCCGCGCCAACACCATCCCCCGCCACTCCTCCTTCGGACCCTCCTCCGTCTCGAACATGTGCTCCACCGCCTTCCCGATCATGGTGTCCGCCAGGCTGACGTCCGTCAGGCGGGATTTAGCTGCGGGGataatccatttttaaaaaacgtgtTAGCGTCCCGTTAGCGCCGTCCTGTGATGAGATGTTCGTCGCACGACAACAGAAAACCAAACCAGTGGATAGAAACTGGACGGACTATACTCTGTGAGTCTATTCTTAACCACAGCCAGAAAGAAATGATACGTTTGTCCAGAAGGTAGCGGCAGAGAGCTCATGTGGTTAGCTTAAACAAAAGGGATTATCGTAGCATTAGCATGTTGCAAGAGGGCAGCTGCAAGATGTTGGAAGATTTTTGTCTGCTTCTAGACCGAAAGTCCacattgtatttaaattttGGCAAATAAAGTATCGACTTCATCGGAATATtagtattgaaaaaaaacgaaCGTCCCTTCGTTTGTCTCGTTTGACAGGGAGGTTGATTTTGACCGTCACACGCTAACACGTTAGCTCTGCTAATGTACGCCGATCGGTCAGATAAGGACTTAGGACCAGGATGATCGTCGCGTCTTAGCTAGCTGCTGACAGTGTCCTGGTGGCGTTCAAACAAAATGGCGGATGCCGTAAAAGTGTCTCATGGTACTTGGAGCGCGAGCAGAAACCCGAATGGTTTGGGAGACGACGTTCACCCTCTGTTGGAAGTCAtctgctaatgttagcatgttatTTTGGTTCATTACGAACATTAACGAGCTAATTTATTAGCATTTAGCGCGTTACAGCTTGACGATGAGTCGGCTGGTGTGTGATCCTGCAGCTCACCCAGTCGGTCGGGCAGCACCTCCAGCCCCTGAACCCTCTCGTCCTTGTGGAGCTCCAGACCGTAGACGCAGTCGAAACCATCGTACTTGATCAGGTAGAGCGCCGGGTTCACTGGCACC from Scophthalmus maximus strain ysfricsl-2021 chromosome 20, ASM2237912v1, whole genome shotgun sequence encodes:
- the LOC118285347 gene encoding spindlin-1, with product MKNAPGHRDAADAGHAGVSANMMKKKNPHKKHKSSLAPTTKVLSQPPRRNIVGCRIQHVWKEGGGHVVWKGAVLDQVPVNPALYLIKYDGFDCVYGLELHKDERVQGLEVLPDRLAKSRLTDVSLADTMIGKAVEHMFETEEGPKEEWRGMVLARAPIMTTWFYITYEKDPVLYMYQLLDDYKEGDLRIMPESNDSVPTEREPGEVVDSLVGKQVEYAKEDGGKRTGMVIHQVEAKPSVYFIKFDDDFLIYVYDLVKTS